Proteins found in one bacterium genomic segment:
- the cydB gene encoding cytochrome d ubiquinol oxidase subunit II, protein MEIFWFIAVGFMLTMYVILDGFDLGAGVIHLLVAKTEDERRTVLNSIGPVWDGNEVWLLAAGGTLYFAFPKVYASSFSGFYLPLMMVLWLLMLRAIGIEFRHHLRHPMWKAFWDVTFSLASTLLAIFFGAALGNVVRGVPLNPEGYFFAPLWTTFTVVPAAGILDWFTVIMGVVALATVTAHGAHFIAMKTTNALQTRARLWAERAWWLTLATSLLAFLATWYIHPEIWDNYRHAPWGFIFPVLGLLGWLGGAYAQARQQDSHAFFASSLFIAGMAASTAFGLFPTMLPASTDRQFALTIYNSAAQEYSLSVGMVWWIIGMVLAAGYFGYVFYSFRGKTKLPAEGEGY, encoded by the coding sequence ATGGAAATCTTCTGGTTCATCGCGGTTGGCTTCATGCTCACGATGTACGTCATCCTGGATGGCTTTGATCTCGGCGCCGGCGTGATTCATCTGCTGGTCGCCAAAACCGAGGATGAGCGGCGCACGGTGCTGAACAGCATCGGGCCGGTTTGGGATGGCAACGAAGTTTGGCTGCTGGCGGCGGGCGGCACGCTCTATTTCGCCTTTCCCAAGGTTTATGCCTCCAGCTTCAGCGGCTTCTATTTGCCGTTGATGATGGTGCTGTGGCTGCTCATGCTGCGCGCCATCGGCATCGAATTCCGCCATCACCTGCGCCATCCCATGTGGAAAGCCTTTTGGGATGTAACCTTCTCGCTCGCCAGCACACTGTTGGCTATCTTCTTTGGCGCGGCGCTCGGCAACGTGGTGCGCGGCGTTCCGCTCAACCCCGAAGGCTATTTCTTCGCGCCCTTGTGGACGACCTTCACCGTGGTGCCCGCAGCCGGCATTCTCGACTGGTTCACGGTGATCATGGGAGTGGTGGCGCTCGCGACGGTGACCGCGCACGGCGCGCATTTCATCGCGATGAAGACCACGAACGCCCTGCAAACGCGCGCGCGGCTCTGGGCGGAAAGAGCCTGGTGGCTGACCCTGGCCACCTCGCTGCTGGCTTTTCTCGCCACCTGGTACATTCACCCCGAAATCTGGGACAATTACCGGCACGCGCCCTGGGGATTTATTTTTCCCGTGCTCGGCCTGCTGGGCTGGCTCGGCGGCGCCTACGCTCAGGCACGCCAGCAGGACAGCCATGCGTTTTTCGCTTCCAGCCTGTTCATCGCCGGCATGGCCGCGAGTACGGCCTTTGGTTTGTTCCCCACCATGTTGCCCGCCTCCACCGATCGGCAATTCGCGCTCACCATCTACAACAGCGCGGCGCAGGAATACAGCCTGAGCGTCGGTATGGTGTGGTGGATCATCGGCATGGTGCTGGCCGCGGGTTACTTTGGTTACGTCTTCTATTCCTTCCGCGGCAAAACCAAATTGCCGGCTGAGGGCGAAGGTTACTGA
- a CDS encoding cytochrome ubiquinol oxidase subunit I, with the protein MEEALLVHRVHFAFTIMFHYLFPQLTMGLGLLIVILKGLALRTKDEHYNRSARFWAKIFAINFALGVVTGIPMEFQFGTNWAKFSTFAGGVIGQTLAMEGVFAFFLESSFLGLFIFGEKKLGQIGHFVAAFMVFLGSWLSGFFIIATNAWMQHPVAYSVAADGSVHLASFWGLLLNPWLGWQYLHNMIGAVITAAFVVSAVGAFYLLDHRHEEYGKVFLRLGVTTGLLAAVLVAFPTGDGQGKNVATYQPVTLAAMEGLFETKEGAELILIGQPDMEKLRMDNPIHIPRLLSFLTYYRWGAEVKGLDAFPREQWPTNIPLLYYAYHIMVGLGTIFIAIMAVAAYLLWRRKLYSTRWLLWILMLSFPFPYIANTAGWMTAELGRQPWLVYGLLRTTEGISPTVSAGNGLFTLLGFMGMYALLGMLFLFLVMREVFHGPAPAAAHASAA; encoded by the coding sequence ATGGAAGAGGCATTGCTGGTGCACCGCGTGCACTTTGCTTTTACGATTATGTTCCACTATCTTTTCCCCCAACTGACCATGGGCCTGGGATTGCTGATCGTGATCCTCAAGGGGCTGGCCCTGCGCACCAAAGACGAGCATTACAATCGCAGCGCACGCTTTTGGGCCAAAATCTTCGCGATCAACTTCGCCTTGGGCGTGGTGACCGGCATTCCGATGGAGTTTCAATTCGGCACCAACTGGGCCAAGTTTTCCACCTTTGCCGGCGGCGTCATCGGCCAGACGCTCGCGATGGAAGGCGTGTTCGCTTTCTTTCTGGAATCGAGCTTTCTCGGCCTGTTCATCTTTGGTGAAAAAAAGCTCGGGCAAATCGGCCATTTCGTCGCCGCGTTCATGGTGTTTCTTGGCTCCTGGCTGTCGGGCTTCTTCATCATAGCCACCAATGCCTGGATGCAGCACCCCGTGGCCTATTCGGTGGCGGCTGACGGTTCGGTGCATCTCGCCAGCTTTTGGGGTTTGCTGCTCAATCCCTGGCTCGGCTGGCAATACCTCCACAACATGATCGGCGCAGTGATCACCGCCGCCTTTGTCGTGTCGGCCGTTGGCGCCTTTTACTTGTTGGATCACCGTCATGAAGAATACGGCAAGGTGTTTCTGCGCCTGGGCGTGACCACCGGCTTGCTTGCCGCGGTGCTGGTGGCTTTTCCCACCGGCGATGGCCAGGGCAAGAACGTGGCCACCTATCAGCCCGTGACCCTGGCGGCAATGGAGGGGTTGTTCGAAACCAAGGAAGGCGCGGAATTGATCCTCATCGGCCAGCCCGACATGGAGAAGTTGCGCATGGACAATCCCATTCACATTCCCCGGCTGCTCAGCTTCCTCACTTACTACCGCTGGGGCGCCGAGGTCAAAGGCCTGGATGCTTTTCCACGCGAGCAATGGCCCACCAACATTCCACTACTCTATTACGCCTATCACATCATGGTGGGGTTGGGCACGATTTTCATCGCGATCATGGCCGTTGCAGCATATCTGCTCTGGCGGCGTAAACTTTACTCCACCCGCTGGCTGTTGTGGATTCTAATGCTCAGCTTTCCCTTTCCCTACATTGCCAACACTGCCGGCTGGATGACCGCCGAGCTGGGCCGCCAGCCTTGGCTGGTTTACGGCCTGCTGCGCACCACCGAAGGCATCTCGCCGACGGTATCGGCGGGCAACGGCCTGTTCACGCTGCTGGGCTTCATGGGCATGTATGCTTTGCTCGGCATGCTGTTTCTGTTTCTGGTGATGCGCGAGGTTTTTCATGGGCCGGCGCCGGCCGCAGCCCATGCCTCCGCCGCTTGA
- a CDS encoding OsmC family protein, translated as MAENGTFALRLERVQDYEFKAIFDQEHLAPLTLDEPPPLGHNRGPNPSRLLGAAVGDCLSASLLFCLQRAKIEVKNIKTTVTGALVRNEQGRLRIGKIDVHLMVEVAAEQQRMIRCLELFEDFCVVTASVRRGIAIDVLVTNPQGEELYHDAGLPVEGVT; from the coding sequence ATGGCTGAAAACGGAACCTTTGCGCTTCGGCTCGAACGGGTGCAGGACTATGAATTCAAGGCGATCTTCGACCAGGAGCATCTCGCGCCCCTCACGCTCGATGAACCGCCGCCGCTCGGCCACAACCGCGGGCCCAATCCCTCCCGGCTGTTGGGCGCGGCGGTGGGTGATTGTCTGAGCGCCAGCTTGCTATTTTGCCTGCAAAGAGCTAAGATAGAAGTCAAGAATATCAAGACCACCGTCACCGGCGCGCTGGTGCGCAACGAGCAGGGCCGCTTGCGCATCGGCAAGATCGACGTGCACCTCATGGTGGAGGTTGCCGCGGAGCAGCAACGCATGATCCGCTGTCTGGAATTGTTCGAAGACTTCTGTGTCGTGACGGCAAGCGTGCGGCGAGGAATTGCAATCGACGTCCTGGTGACCAATCCGCAGGGCGAGGAATTGTACCACGACGCCGGTCTGCCGGTGGAGGGCGTCACCTAA